From Vreelandella neptunia, the proteins below share one genomic window:
- a CDS encoding Bug family tripartite tricarboxylate transporter substrate binding protein — MILKPAFKYITLLALPLAAVTTFSSTAAAFEPEGKVECIAPSDPGGGWDFTCRSVGNVMQELDLVPANVQTINMAGAGGGVAFAHTVSKRAGDDHLLVAASTATTTRLAQGQFPGLTADQVNWIGALGADYGIIAVAADSEIDDLNELMDSLKEDPRSVKFAGGSAKGGWDHLKVLIAAQAADVENLPRIAYLSYNNGGEALTQVIGGHVDAFTGDITEAQGFMESGDLRVLAVLSEERLPGDLSDIPTAREQGIDALGPNWRGFYMPADVSEEAKAYWTDAMDTIYQSEEWQNVMAQNGLMPFHMTAGEFEEFVLNQISDIEQLSKDIGLIQ, encoded by the coding sequence ATGATTCTCAAGCCTGCCTTTAAATATATAACCCTGCTGGCCCTTCCACTGGCGGCAGTTACAACCTTCTCTAGCACTGCCGCTGCCTTCGAACCGGAGGGTAAGGTGGAGTGTATCGCTCCGTCCGACCCAGGCGGCGGCTGGGACTTTACCTGCCGCAGCGTGGGGAATGTCATGCAGGAGCTTGATCTAGTACCGGCGAATGTACAAACCATCAATATGGCTGGCGCTGGTGGCGGCGTGGCGTTTGCTCATACTGTAAGCAAGCGCGCCGGTGACGACCATCTGCTGGTAGCGGCGTCCACGGCTACTACGACTCGTCTGGCTCAAGGACAATTCCCTGGGCTGACCGCCGATCAGGTCAATTGGATCGGTGCTCTAGGTGCGGATTACGGGATTATCGCCGTAGCCGCTGATTCCGAGATCGATGACCTGAATGAATTGATGGACTCACTTAAGGAAGACCCGCGTAGTGTCAAGTTCGCCGGCGGTAGCGCTAAGGGCGGTTGGGATCATCTTAAAGTGTTGATTGCTGCTCAGGCAGCCGATGTCGAGAATCTTCCGCGCATTGCCTACCTTTCGTACAACAATGGTGGTGAAGCGTTAACCCAAGTGATCGGCGGGCACGTAGACGCCTTTACCGGTGATATCACCGAAGCCCAAGGGTTTATGGAGTCTGGCGACTTGCGCGTCCTAGCGGTACTCTCCGAAGAGCGCCTACCGGGCGACCTGTCTGATATCCCCACCGCACGTGAGCAAGGCATCGACGCCCTTGGCCCCAACTGGCGCGGCTTTTATATGCCTGCGGATGTCTCCGAAGAAGCTAAAGCGTATTGGACCGATGCCATGGACACTATTTACCAGAGTGAAGAGTGGCAGAATGTCATGGCTCAAAACGGTTTGATGCCTTTCCACATGACCGCTGGTGAGTTTGAAGAGTTTGTACTCAACCAGATCAGTGACATTGAACAGCTCTCTAAAGATATTGGATTGATTCAGTAA
- a CDS encoding response regulator yields MSDGQYGILVVEDDFRIADIHRAFIEQSDGFYVVGMARNGSEAKAIMAEQAASIHLILLDAYLPDVEGLELLWAIRRDYVHVDIVMVTAAREVETISEALRGGVFDYLIKPIEAVRMTQMLTRFRREREALANRAEMNQDELDSVLARLKPGEPLRAKSQTSSQTLPKGIDRLTLRRVIDALADAPDSLTAMQMARTMGASRSTARRYLEFLVAEQAVSAELGYGDVGRPERRYRLLEAAHEWLNTL; encoded by the coding sequence ATGTCTGATGGGCAGTATGGCATTTTGGTCGTTGAAGATGATTTTCGCATTGCCGATATCCACAGAGCCTTCATTGAACAGAGCGATGGCTTTTATGTAGTGGGCATGGCGCGCAACGGCAGTGAAGCCAAGGCTATCATGGCGGAGCAGGCTGCCAGTATCCATTTGATTTTGCTAGACGCCTACCTTCCCGATGTTGAAGGCTTGGAGCTGCTATGGGCAATTCGCCGCGACTACGTGCATGTGGATATCGTCATGGTCACCGCTGCCCGGGAAGTGGAAACCATCAGCGAGGCGCTGCGCGGCGGTGTATTCGACTACCTGATCAAACCGATTGAGGCCGTGCGAATGACGCAAATGCTGACTCGCTTCCGGCGCGAGCGTGAAGCGTTGGCCAACCGCGCCGAGATGAATCAGGATGAACTGGACTCCGTGCTAGCGCGCCTGAAGCCTGGCGAGCCGTTGCGTGCTAAAAGCCAAACCTCGTCTCAAACCCTGCCTAAGGGTATTGATCGGCTGACGCTGCGCCGGGTGATTGATGCCCTGGCCGATGCTCCCGACTCCCTCACCGCCATGCAGATGGCACGTACCATGGGCGCCAGCCGCTCAACCGCACGCCGCTATTTAGAGTTTTTAGTCGCCGAGCAGGCAGTCAGTGCCGAGCTAGGCTATGGTGATGTAGGGCGGCCCGAGCGTCGCTATCGGCTGTTGGAGGCGGCACACGAGTGGCTCAACACTCTATGA
- a CDS encoding tripartite tricarboxylate transporter permease yields the protein METLGYLMDGFGVALQPHNLMFALLGAFLGTLIGALPGLGPANGVAILIPLAFSLGLAPETALIMLTSVYAGAMYGGRISSILLNIPGDEPAMMTCLDGYPMAQKGKASEALAISAVASFIGSLVATVGLILLAPLLANFALTFGPAEYFALFLLAFATLGGITGKNPVKTVVAASIGLMIATVGIDNTGVQRYTFGVLELFEGVDFIIAIVGLFAISELLFFIEERAGGGKEKMKVNKLSLSWKDIRDILPTSFRGGVLGFVAGVLPGAGASLGSFISYTLEKRVLGKKGYFGQGDPRGVAAPEAGNNGASSGALVPMLTLGVPGSGTTAVLLALLISLNITPGPLMFTQNADIVWGVIAALLIGNFLLLILNIPLVGIFVKLLSVPPMYLLPIVTMIAFVGIYSISNTIFDLYFMVAFGVGGYVLRKLEIPLVPVILGLLLGPEMEKNLRHAMDISDGDWMILWDSGLAIGLWVFAGLGLILPYILGPLLRRGMKATPNSGSPESD from the coding sequence ATGGAAACTCTAGGTTATTTGATGGATGGTTTTGGCGTTGCTCTGCAGCCCCATAACCTAATGTTCGCCCTGCTGGGTGCTTTTCTAGGCACCTTGATCGGCGCCTTGCCGGGATTAGGCCCGGCCAATGGTGTGGCCATCCTGATTCCGCTGGCGTTCAGTTTGGGACTCGCACCAGAAACCGCCCTGATTATGCTGACCTCGGTGTATGCGGGTGCCATGTACGGTGGGCGTATTTCATCGATTCTGTTGAATATTCCGGGCGATGAACCGGCCATGATGACCTGTCTTGACGGCTATCCTATGGCCCAAAAAGGCAAGGCGTCGGAGGCGCTCGCTATCTCGGCGGTGGCCTCCTTCATTGGCAGCCTGGTGGCCACCGTCGGTTTGATCCTGCTGGCGCCGCTGCTGGCTAATTTCGCTCTGACGTTCGGCCCTGCGGAGTATTTCGCGCTCTTCCTGCTGGCGTTCGCTACCTTAGGTGGCATCACCGGCAAAAACCCTGTTAAAACAGTAGTCGCCGCCAGTATTGGCCTAATGATCGCCACGGTGGGTATCGACAATACCGGCGTGCAGCGCTACACCTTCGGGGTGCTCGAACTTTTTGAAGGCGTGGACTTCATCATTGCTATCGTCGGTCTGTTTGCCATTTCTGAACTGCTGTTTTTCATTGAGGAGCGGGCAGGTGGTGGTAAGGAAAAGATGAAGGTCAATAAGCTTTCGCTCTCTTGGAAAGATATCCGCGATATTCTACCCACCAGTTTCCGTGGCGGGGTGCTGGGTTTTGTCGCCGGTGTGCTACCGGGTGCCGGTGCTTCGTTGGGTAGCTTTATCAGCTATACCCTTGAAAAACGTGTGTTGGGTAAGAAAGGCTATTTTGGACAAGGTGATCCGCGCGGTGTGGCGGCGCCTGAAGCGGGTAACAATGGTGCGTCCAGCGGTGCTTTAGTCCCTATGTTGACGCTAGGCGTGCCGGGTAGTGGTACCACGGCGGTGCTGCTGGCGCTGTTGATTTCATTGAATATCACACCAGGACCTTTGATGTTCACCCAGAATGCCGACATCGTCTGGGGCGTGATCGCGGCGCTGCTGATCGGTAACTTTTTGCTGCTGATTCTAAACATTCCGTTGGTGGGCATCTTCGTCAAGCTGCTGTCCGTACCGCCGATGTACCTACTGCCGATCGTCACGATGATCGCTTTCGTGGGTATCTACTCGATCAGTAACACCATCTTTGACCTCTACTTCATGGTGGCCTTTGGAGTGGGTGGTTACGTCCTGCGTAAGCTTGAGATTCCGCTGGTGCCAGTGATTCTTGGCTTGTTGCTGGGGCCTGAGATGGAGAAGAACCTTCGCCATGCCATGGATATCTCCGATGGCGACTGGATGATCCTATGGGACAGCGGTCTGGCTATCGGCCTTTGGGTCTTTGCTGGGTTGGGCTTGATCTTGCCTTATATCTTGGGTCCCCTTTTGCGACGCGGGATGAAGGCAACCCCCAATTCAGGTTCGCCTGAAAGCGATTAA
- the urtA gene encoding urea ABC transporter substrate-binding protein, which translates to MNTLKRSTHPRPFLSSGRFATALLTAAIMSASTQAIAQDDDPIKVGILHSLSGTMAISETVLKDTVEMLIEQQNEAGGLLGRQLEAVVVDPASNWPLFAERARELLDQEEVDVIFGNWTSVSRKSVLPVVEELNGLLFYPVQYEGEESSENVFYTGAAPNQQAIPAVEYLINEVGIERFALVGTDYVYPRTTNRILEAFLKDEHGIADEDIMVNYTPFGHSDWQNIVAEIRRFGEEGKPTAVISTVNGDANVPFYTELSNQGIDAADIPVIAFSVGEQELTGIDTGPLVGHLAAWNYFMSVDNDDNYDFIDAWIEYTGDDMAVTNDPMEAHYIGFNMWAEAVRKAGTTDVDTVKDAIIGVTVPNLSGGYAAMMPNHHITKPVLIGEIQDNGQFDIVWQTPSTVAGDAWSDYLPGSRDLIADWRKPMECGNFNVVNGSCGGSTAVEEAEAALAE; encoded by the coding sequence ATGAACACTCTCAAACGCTCGACACACCCTCGCCCCTTCCTTTCAAGTGGCCGTTTCGCGACCGCTTTACTCACCGCTGCCATCATGAGTGCCAGCACCCAGGCCATCGCCCAGGACGACGACCCGATCAAAGTCGGTATCCTGCACTCCCTCTCCGGCACCATGGCGATTAGTGAAACGGTGCTTAAAGACACCGTCGAAATGCTTATCGAGCAACAGAACGAAGCCGGTGGTTTACTGGGCCGTCAGTTAGAAGCCGTGGTGGTTGACCCGGCGTCTAACTGGCCGCTGTTTGCCGAACGCGCCCGGGAGCTGCTGGATCAGGAAGAAGTGGACGTTATTTTCGGCAACTGGACGTCGGTTTCGCGTAAATCCGTACTGCCCGTCGTAGAGGAGCTCAACGGCCTGCTGTTCTATCCGGTGCAGTATGAAGGCGAAGAATCCTCTGAAAACGTCTTTTACACCGGCGCGGCGCCTAACCAGCAGGCGATTCCTGCGGTTGAATACCTTATCAACGAAGTCGGTATCGAGCGCTTTGCGCTGGTGGGTACCGACTATGTCTACCCGCGCACCACTAACCGTATCCTCGAAGCGTTCCTCAAAGATGAGCACGGCATCGCGGATGAGGACATCATGGTCAACTACACGCCGTTCGGTCACTCCGATTGGCAGAACATCGTGGCCGAAATTCGCCGTTTCGGTGAAGAGGGTAAACCCACTGCGGTGATCTCGACCGTGAACGGCGACGCCAACGTACCGTTCTACACCGAGCTTTCCAACCAGGGCATCGATGCGGCCGATATTCCGGTCATCGCCTTCTCGGTGGGTGAGCAGGAACTGACCGGTATCGATACCGGCCCGCTGGTGGGCCACTTGGCTGCCTGGAACTACTTCATGAGCGTCGATAACGATGACAACTACGACTTTATCGATGCCTGGATCGAGTACACCGGCGACGATATGGCCGTCACTAACGACCCAATGGAAGCGCACTACATTGGCTTCAACATGTGGGCCGAAGCGGTTCGCAAAGCGGGCACCACGGATGTCGATACCGTTAAAGACGCCATTATCGGTGTGACGGTGCCTAACCTCTCCGGCGGCTATGCGGCGATGATGCCCAACCACCACATCACCAAGCCGGTGCTGATCGGTGAGATCCAGGACAACGGCCAGTTCGATATCGTTTGGCAGACGCCGTCTACCGTGGCCGGCGACGCCTGGTCTGACTACCTGCCTGGCTCCCGTGACCTGATTGCCGATTGGCGTAAGCCGATGGAGTGCGGCAACTTCAACGTCGTGAACGGCTCGTGCGGTGGTAGTACCGCAGTAGAAGAAGCCGAAGCGGCACTCGCTGAGTAA
- a CDS encoding tripartite tricarboxylate transporter TctB family protein, which produces MTFNDRIFGVLMIVLAVAYGWAATQFPEPFGGAEAVGPDTFPKLLAVVLAISSLYLIVRPDPDNAWPWSRTGVELIIAVVVLIFYAMLLQPLGFIISTTLAVGTLCWRMGARPLNAYITGAVSAVVVYFLFSFALDLALPLGLLSFLEVN; this is translated from the coding sequence ATGACTTTCAATGACCGCATCTTTGGGGTCTTGATGATCGTCCTGGCCGTTGCGTACGGCTGGGCCGCGACTCAGTTCCCGGAGCCGTTTGGTGGGGCCGAAGCCGTCGGCCCTGACACTTTTCCGAAGCTGCTGGCCGTGGTACTGGCAATTTCCAGCCTTTATCTGATTGTACGCCCTGATCCCGACAACGCCTGGCCTTGGAGCCGTACGGGTGTCGAGCTCATTATCGCCGTGGTGGTGCTGATCTTTTACGCCATGCTGCTTCAGCCGCTGGGCTTCATTATTAGCACCACGTTGGCGGTGGGGACGCTTTGCTGGCGAATGGGGGCTCGTCCACTCAATGCTTACATTACTGGGGCAGTCTCGGCAGTGGTGGTGTACTTCCTATTTAGTTTTGCACTTGATCTCGCCTTGCCGCTGGGTCTGTTGTCATTCCTGGAGGTGAACTAA
- the urtB gene encoding urea ABC transporter permease subunit UrtB, with amino-acid sequence MRRFLSLAMLCFLLLGTTFTAQAQSTDAASSSTNDATALELLKALDVESYSAKGEAITAILQSDDERARDWLQALLDGRLQRTEDGRFVLVLENRGRDWPVADVLTGEALGEMSRRDLERIGINNNLRNQLRSAIAVVDLYSPNVERRRTSAERLLGEVDGELVPTLDDLIEQEEDEQVRYRLTQAVAIYRAEAGEIVGVEALDGSLHPRSRVALSRAANSDDPVVANAAAASLAGIEQQLKINRGLETLYFGLSLGSVLVLAAIGLAITFGVMGVINMAHGELMMLGAYTTWAMQQLLPGQPGLALILSIPAGFMVAALAGVAIERGVIQFLKGRPLETLLATFGISLILQQLVRTVISPLNRTVITPEWMSGSLVVNDALSLTLNRMYVLGFALVVFAGLMLIMRRTRLGLEVRAVTQNRAMARSMGIRATRVDIMTFALGSGVAGLAGVALSQLTNVGPNLGQNYIIDSFMVVVFGGVGNLWGTLVAGLSLGVINQVLEPWAGAVLAKIIVLVFIILFIQKRPRGLFPQKGRAAEG; translated from the coding sequence ATGAGGCGTTTCCTTTCCTTGGCGATGCTCTGTTTCCTGCTGTTGGGTACCACCTTCACCGCACAGGCACAATCAACAGATGCCGCCAGCAGTTCCACTAATGATGCCACCGCGCTTGAGCTGTTAAAGGCGCTGGACGTTGAGTCTTATAGCGCCAAAGGTGAAGCCATCACCGCTATTTTACAAAGCGATGACGAGCGCGCCCGTGATTGGCTGCAAGCCCTTTTGGATGGCCGCTTGCAGCGCACTGAAGACGGCCGCTTTGTATTAGTGTTGGAAAACCGTGGCCGCGACTGGCCGGTGGCCGATGTTCTAACCGGCGAAGCGCTGGGCGAGATGTCCCGCCGTGACCTGGAGCGTATCGGCATCAACAACAACCTGCGTAATCAGCTGCGCAGCGCTATCGCGGTAGTTGACCTCTACTCGCCTAACGTGGAGCGCCGCCGCACCTCGGCCGAGCGACTGTTGGGTGAAGTAGACGGAGAGCTGGTGCCCACCCTCGACGACTTGATCGAACAGGAAGAGGACGAGCAGGTGCGCTATCGCCTGACCCAGGCAGTGGCGATTTATCGCGCTGAAGCGGGTGAAATAGTCGGGGTCGAAGCGCTGGATGGCAGCCTGCATCCGCGTTCGCGTGTGGCGTTGAGCCGGGCAGCCAATAGCGATGATCCCGTTGTTGCCAACGCCGCTGCCGCTTCCCTGGCGGGTATCGAGCAGCAGCTAAAAATCAATCGCGGCCTGGAAACCCTCTATTTCGGCTTGAGCCTTGGCTCGGTGCTGGTACTAGCTGCCATTGGCTTGGCGATCACCTTCGGGGTCATGGGCGTCATCAACATGGCTCATGGCGAGCTGATGATGCTAGGTGCCTACACCACCTGGGCGATGCAGCAACTGCTGCCCGGCCAGCCGGGGCTGGCGTTGATTCTATCGATTCCCGCAGGCTTTATGGTCGCCGCTCTGGCGGGTGTGGCGATCGAGCGCGGTGTTATCCAGTTCCTGAAAGGCCGCCCGCTGGAGACGCTGCTGGCGACCTTTGGTATCAGCTTGATTCTGCAGCAGTTGGTGCGCACGGTGATTTCACCGCTTAACCGTACCGTGATTACGCCGGAATGGATGAGTGGCTCATTGGTGGTTAACGATGCGCTGTCGCTAACGCTCAACCGCATGTACGTGCTTGGCTTTGCGCTGGTGGTGTTTGCTGGCCTGATGCTGATTATGCGTCGCACCCGGCTAGGGCTTGAGGTGCGCGCAGTGACCCAAAACCGTGCCATGGCGCGCTCCATGGGCATTCGTGCTACTCGCGTGGATATCATGACCTTTGCACTGGGCTCCGGCGTGGCCGGTCTTGCCGGTGTCGCGCTCTCCCAGCTTACCAACGTCGGCCCCAACCTGGGGCAGAACTACATCATCGACTCTTTTATGGTGGTGGTGTTCGGCGGCGTGGGCAACCTGTGGGGCACGCTGGTGGCCGGGCTATCGCTGGGGGTGATCAACCAGGTGCTGGAACCCTGGGCAGGCGCGGTACTGGCCAAAATTATCGTGCTGGTCTTCATCATCCTATTCATTCAAAAACGCCCGCGTGGACTCTTCCCGCAGAAGGGCCGGGCTGCGGAGGGCTAA